Genomic segment of Salvia hispanica cultivar TCC Black 2014 chromosome 2, UniMelb_Shisp_WGS_1.0, whole genome shotgun sequence:
CTTCTCATAGGTGGCGAATTTCGCGACCATTGCCTTTGTCCTGGAATTAGCAACAAGTGCCTGGTCCGACGAAAATATGCTCTTCCCTTTTAACAGCAACTTGTAATAAACATTGTCAAATGCATTTGGAGTGAAGTCCAGATTGGCCCCTGCATTCTTCACCTTGTTGTGCACGGGGCAAACCCGCCTCAAACTGGCTGCAAACGATGGGTTCATCGATGGATCCACTTCCGTTGCGTTACTGAAGCGGTGAATTCTGTTCTGGAAGGACGAACAATGCGAGAAACCAAGTGTGTGTCCTCCTGTAACAGTGGCAGACCcagaaaatttttaattccgaatttcatatattggaaggaacaaaaaaaattgtattatattttttggagGGGCTGAGGCCCACCTCAATAACTAGGCCCATTACCTGAGAGTGCAACTAAATCATCCAAAGAGAGGCCTCTTTTTGAGAAGCTTTGTTGCAATTGAGAAATGTTGAAAGTGGGAAATGGTAATTGCAATGTATCATTAGCCTTTGAAACTCTTCCATCTTTCCTCCCTTTAGGGACATCCCATGTTGGACCTCCAGACTTGTGACATGAAAAATTGagcaaaattttaagaattatagaaactactattaaataaatgaagaaaaggaTCTTAGTAGAGGAATTACAAGTGCAACAGCATCCCTAGCAGCAACAGCCAAAATGTCAGCACACGAGACAACACCGGGGCACATCTTTTCGAGCTCCTTCTTAGCATTgtcaatcacataaaaagcATGTAAGGAAATGTTTGGAGGTCCATCCTTTTCTGCCTTCTTGTTTCCCTTGGACTCCAACAGCACCGAGGCATCGCAAcccttttaaaataaatatatataactcACATTAATCTCAAAAATTGCaagaattttaataagaaaaagaagttaCCCTAATGAAGCAGTCATGGAAGTGCAGTCTGAGTAGAGCTGCTGGAGCTGTTTTGTCTTTGATTATGGCTCTCCTCACAGCCTTGGTGATGGTGGCCTCAGCATTGGGACATGTTTGAAGATAGTAATCAGGAGTTAATGCATTTGAAGACTTgacaatcaaacaaaaaataatacttagtAAATGAACAAGTGTGGCAGGCATGGTTGTGGTGTGTTAATTAGGTTTGTGTGAGTTGATTTGATGAGGAATTAGTGCGTTGTAAGTTGTATTTATAAGATTAACAACATGCTCCTATCCCCACACCATGTTCCTTTTTGGTACGTTTTGTTGAGCTAGTACCACTTTGAGTTGTTgtctttaattattaaatccTTTGAAATTTGGTGTAAAAAGTGCTAACAATGAGCACATATGCATATGCTTCCAATTATTATGCTGATTGAATTATGTTTAGCCACAGTACAAATTCTGTAACGGTTTCTATGGAACTAATTGTAAAAGGTGACAAAACAATTATACATATTCAAGTGTAATTAGGTTAGGTGTGAAATATGACTGATTTCAAAACTAACAAAATCTCATAGGGATCGAATCTATTCTATGTATTCCTTTCAACTATCTCGTTTAAAATACcatttttgctttgtttttgtttttatagaAAGCAACTTCACCATACACTATTAACCAAATaatttagagtgaactatatgAAGGGACATGAACTTACATGGTTGCATATTCCACGGTCgctcaaaaaaatatactcatttCGTCttataatagatgtcacacctTCCTTTTAGTTTGAACTTACATGGTTGCATATTCCACGGTCgctcaaaaaaatatactcatttCGTCttataatagatgtcacaccttccttttagtttgtcctacaaaagatgtcatatttttctttttgtaaaaagtTTTCtgacataaatataaatatattattttctctcttcatctaaCACAcaaacaacatctcctaaaattgTGTGTCATTCCCCAAATATGTcaattattatgggacggagggagtagtatcaTGAGTGGTCCCTGAACTTTACACTATATATTTGAGATGCTTttacactttttttattttctttagaCCAAATTGCCCCTCAATCTCGTAAGGGCATTTCAGTtcatatagtactccctccgttcacaagaatatgcactctttcctttatAGTCCATTCCAcaaatatgcactttttaaatttgaaaacaagtatgactcatttttcattaataatactttaattatttttttctttctacttctctattactctaccaattgtgcattcaAACTCGTGTTGaaccaaagtgcatatttttatgaaatagaggagtatattttttttacttttttctcatctGACATTAATAATCATCTAACTTCTCTCTCCTCTAAAGTAATAAATGAATGTTAATGTCATATgtgagagagagtaaaaaaattatatgaactGAAATGCCCAAGTGGTTGAGGGGCTATTTggtctgaaaaaaaaaatcaacgaTATGCAAAAGTATCTTAAATGTGCAATGTGTATGAAACTatcttgatatttatttcttccagaaattataattgtgcAACCCTGAAATTTCAAATCCTTTTTTGTGTAGTTTactcaataatttaatattagtagGAGTAGTTTGTATGTGCATGAGTTCACGTAATTAAAAGTTCAGCTCTAAGTACTCAATTGTACTAACTTGTCTCATGATTTTGGTTGATCCACTTGTCAAAGTTCGAAATAATGATAAAGGTATTTAAAAGAATCCCTTCTAGTGTGATTAATAATACAAACCAGTACAGTTAAACACACTTATAGTGCAAAAAGTACGTAATTTTTGTGCATAAACTACAACAAAATAGTGGTAACAGCTGGAGTTAGTCTAACTGCAATGACAAGAAGAATTAAGTCTCTGGATTTGGGATAAAAATTAGTACCACTAAACTGTAACTACTATATAAGGTATGAGTGGGGAGCAAATAGTTGTTATATCTGACATTCACCATTTTCAAACCAGTGttagttattattatcattCCACCTGCCATATAATTCCACAACAATGACAGAGAAAACTCATTTTGCCCACGGACGAGAGGACTTattataacataattaaagtTGGTGGCATGTAATTTTAGTGTAATAGTAATGTGCGTTAGGTATATTCATACCAAATGCAATCAGATTCTttttgagaaaagaaaaatcaaactatCTCATGATTCCCATTCCTTCTCATAAATAACTAATATGTGTGTTCGATGTTTTATAAGATAATGAAGGGAAAAAGACAAGGGTAATTACAACAATTTCATTTAGGTCTGCCGGCACTCTAACCACCTTCTACTTTGGACTTTGGAGTGAGCACATTTGGGACCCTACTCATCATGGATTACTTGTAATAATACATAGTAAACATACTTGCTGACAAGGAAAATTCTGGTTGATAGGAGTTGAAACAAATAACTTGTGATGCAAAGCGTATAGAGAAATTGACTGAACGGAGAAGAAATTTAGAGAAACCCTAGTTTcaatgaaaatgatatattattatcaaaattcaacTGCGTCCCAAAATAAAAGCAACGCTATTTATAAGCGTCTAAAAAACCCTAGAAgttcaaaaggaaataaaacagaaaattaataattaaaaataaacccGAAAAAACAGTAAATTGCAGTTTTCGCCCCCTAAACGATGTCAGATGGCCAAATTGCGAATTGCATTTCGCATGtaccgtgcgaatttcaaatCATTCTGACACCGCAGGTTTTTGCCCGTTTTCTACGTTGAAACTGCATCATACTCCCCCTCTTGAAAAAGACTCGACCTCGAGTCTGCTTCATCTGCCGCTGCCACAACTTCATTCATGTCAACTGCTTCATCCTCACTACCACCTTCATATGGGGATAAATCAGCAACATTGAAGGTAGCTGACACATTGTGCTGACCTGGCAAATCCACCTTATATGCAACGGATATGGAAAGGACCATCTGCCCTTGGCTGTAACTTTCCCCAACGCCCTCCTGGAAAACGCTCATGTCTCAAATGAATCCAAACTAAATCACCCTCCTGAAAAACCACCTTCTTCCGTTGCCTATCAGCTCGCAGCTTATACTTGCCATTCTGCTAGATAAAGCGCTGTCTCACTTGCTCATGCAACTCTCAAATTTGCTTAGCGTGTTCTTCCCCATCGGAGCTAAAGTGTTCAGTGATGGGAATAGGCACCAAGTCCAATGGAGTGATTGGGTTGCGCCCATAAACAATCTGGAACGGACTCCTACCAGTTGTTCGATTCTGCGACTGGTTATACGCGAACTCTGCTTGTGCCAACACCAAGTCCCATTGTCGAGGACTGTCACCAACCTAACTGCGCAACAAATTCCCTAAACTCCTATTGACAACCTCAGTCTGTCCATCCGTCTGCGGGTGATATGCACTACTAAACTGAAGTTTCGACCTCATTCTTCTCCACAAAGTTTGCCAAAAATGACTCACAAACTTTATATCGCGATCAGAAGTAAGAGATTTAGGAATACCATGAAGCTTGACGATCTCTCGAAAGTACAGTTGAGCCACCTAGCTTGCATCAAACGTCTTACTGCAGGGGACAAAATGCGCCATTTTAGAGAATCGATCCACCACAACCATGATCGAGTCTTTCTGTCTCTGTGTGCGGGGCAGTCCCAACACGAAATCCAAGCTAATATCCTCCATGGTGCTGTAGGAACTGGGAGAGGAGTGTAT
This window contains:
- the LOC125208052 gene encoding peroxidase 64-like, giving the protein MPATLVHLLSIIFCLIVKSSNALTPDYYLQTCPNAEATITKAVRRAIIKDKTAPAALLRLHFHDCFIRGCDASVLLESKGNKKAEKDGPPNISLHAFYVIDNAKKELEKMCPGVVSCADILAVAARDAVALSGGPTWDVPKGRKDGRVSKANDTLQLPFPTFNISQLQQSFSKRGLSLDDLVALSGGHTLGFSHCSSFQNRIHRFSNATEVDPSMNPSFAASLRRVCPVHNKVKNAGANLDFTPNAFDNVYYKLLLKGKSIFSSDQALVANSRTKAMVAKFATYEKEFFDAFAKSMIKMSSINGAGTEIRLNCGFVN